A stretch of Paenibacillus peoriae DNA encodes these proteins:
- a CDS encoding GLUG motif-containing protein, protein MIMRVVWSGVNNASITKSISAVNVRGAKSTGYVGGIAGYNIQGTVSQSYATGQVDGLSRAGGLVGYNSNGTVSNSYSTGSVTTTFNRAGGLAGQNAG, encoded by the coding sequence ATGATTATGCGAGTGGTCTGGTCGGGTGTTAACAACGCGTCGATTACTAAGTCTATATCGGCTGTCAACGTGAGGGGAGCCAAATCTACTGGATATGTTGGAGGAATTGCAGGCTATAATATTCAAGGCACCGTCAGCCAAAGTTATGCGACTGGCCAAGTGGATGGACTGTCCCGCGCTGGTGGTTTAGTCGGATACAATTCTAACGGAACCGTGAGCAATTCTTACTCAACGGGTTCAGTCACAACGACCTTCAACCGAGCTGGAGGACTTGCTGGACAAAATGCTGGCTAG
- a CDS encoding response regulator transcription factor has translation MNKAKILIIEDDAPIADLLSYGLSIEGFQTRTAASGATGMHELQSFQPDLLLLDWMLPDQSGLDICKKVTTDYNIPICMITAKSDITDKILGLEFGADDYITKPFDLREVVARIRTILRRVEQANSSDREEATKAVIRFDNIEVIEEERLVQIEGRPVELTPKEFDLLMMLVKHQGKTFTRSELLDLVWGYHFVGDTRTVDTHIQRLRKKLDATECITTVFGIGYKFKKMGG, from the coding sequence ATGAATAAAGCAAAGATTCTTATTATCGAAGATGATGCCCCGATTGCCGACTTGCTTTCGTACGGGCTTTCTATAGAGGGGTTCCAGACACGCACAGCGGCCAGTGGAGCAACGGGAATGCATGAGCTGCAGTCGTTTCAGCCCGATTTGCTGCTGTTAGATTGGATGCTACCTGACCAGAGCGGTCTAGACATTTGCAAAAAGGTGACAACGGACTATAACATACCGATCTGCATGATTACAGCCAAATCGGACATTACCGATAAAATTCTAGGCCTTGAATTCGGTGCCGATGATTATATTACCAAGCCTTTTGATCTGCGCGAAGTTGTTGCACGCATTCGAACCATTTTGCGCAGAGTGGAGCAGGCGAACAGCTCGGACAGGGAAGAAGCCACGAAAGCCGTCATTCGGTTTGACAATATTGAAGTGATCGAAGAAGAACGACTCGTCCAAATAGAAGGCCGTCCTGTTGAATTGACCCCCAAGGAATTTGATCTGCTTATGATGCTGGTTAAACATCAGGGCAAAACCTTTACACGTTCCGAACTGCTTGATCTGGTGTGGGGCTATCATTTTGTCGGAGATACCCGTACGGTTGATACGCATATCCAGAGACTCCGCAAAAAGCTAGACGCCACCGAATGCATTACTACCGTCTTCGGAATCGGGTACAAATTTAAAAAAATGGGTG